In one Nicotiana tomentosiformis chromosome 6, ASM39032v3, whole genome shotgun sequence genomic region, the following are encoded:
- the LOC104113535 gene encoding uncharacterized protein isoform X1: protein MPRNHLIDKSFPQNYATWVMHGKMNVLHNSENIEVTQDAPPIENPVELLINEAFGGLRHESVYVGPSQVVGEEEMIHNMPTSNNKDFFELLRDGRQELYEGSKYSKLKFLLKLYHIKYLSGLNDKGMTMILDLLRDAFKFAKIPHSFYEAKKTISKLCLDYIKIDACPNDCILYWEDDVNAEACKYCHTSRWKPEKESSKEHAPVTSKKQKKKKKKKKKKKAAKFLRYFSLKSRLQRLFMCSKIEEHMRWHAEDGNKDGTIRHPTDGEAWKRFNTTFLVFASDPRNVRLGLASDGFNPFGTMNTNYSI from the coding sequence ATGCCAAGGAATCATTTGATAGACAAGTCGTTCCCTCAAAATTATGCCACTTGGGTTATGCATGGGAAAATGAATGTATTGCATAATTCTGAAAATATAGAGGTCACTCAAGATGCACCACCCATTGAAAATCCTGTAGAATTGTTGATTAATGAAGCATTCGGGGGCTTAAGGCATGAGAGTGTTTATGTAGGTCCATCACAAGTAGTtggagaagaagaaatgatacaTAATATGCCCACTTCAAATAACAAAGATTTTTTTGAGTTGCTTAGAGATGGACGTCAAGAATTATATGAAGGGTCTAAGTACTCAAAgttgaaatttttgttaaagcTTTATCACATAAAGTATTTGTCTGGGTTAAATGACAAGGGAATGACTATGATACTAGATCTACTCAGAGATGCATTTAAATTTGCAAAGATTCCTCATTCTTTTTATGAAGCCAAGAAAACCATCAGTAAGTTGTGTCTTGATTATATCAAGATAGATGCTTGTCCAAATGATTGCATATTGTACTGGGAGGATGATGTTAATGCAGAAGCATGCAAGTATTGTCACACTTCTAGATGGAAGCCCGAGAAGGAGAGCAGTAAAGAACATGCACCTGTTACAAGTAagaaacaaaagaagaagaagaagaagaagaaaaagaagaaagctGCAAAATTTTTGCGCTACTTTTCATTAAAATCAAGATTACAAAGATTGTTCATGTGCTCTAAGATTGAAGAGCATATGAGATGGCATGCAGAGGATGGTAACAAAGATGGAACCATAAGACACCCTACAGATGGTGAGGCATGGAAGAGGTTTAATACAACTTTTCTTGTATTTGCTTCTGATCCTCGAAATGTTCGATTAGGCCTGGCTAGTGATGGTTTCAATCCTTTTGGAACAATGAATACTAATTATAGTATTTGA
- the LOC104113535 gene encoding uncharacterized protein isoform X2: MFLQQGKHVGGSTTEPLTLLEKTQAHRYVLPNCAAVKPFIDEFRHHIRRSRGRKLSPTEVERRVSKRFPDWFPKRIMNPDIADTVSDDIKFLAQGPTQDARRFSAYNINGFKFRTLSREQGLKTQNSGVFLVSHTSCVASSADRYARQADLPYYGKLKDIIELNYYGRFKVVLFKCQWADTTRNRGFKIDVWKFNCVNFSKLIHTGDHENDDPYIEAPQANMVYYVDDETDKGWSVVVHLKPRDFV; the protein is encoded by the exons ATGTTCCTTCAACAAGGTAAACATGTTGGAGGCTCCACAACAGAACCATTGACTCTTTTGGAGAAAACTCAAGCCCATCGATATGTGTTACCTAATTGCGCAGCAGTAAAACCATTTATTGA TGAATTTAGACATCACATCAGAAGAAGTAGAGGCCGAAAACTTTCACCAACAGAGGTAGAGAGGAGAGTTAGTAAAAGGTTCCCTGATTGGTTTCCTAAGCGA aTTATGAATCCGGATATAGCTGACACTGTCTCTGATGATATCAAGTTCTTAGCACAAGGTCCAACACAAGATGCAAGAAGATTCAGTGCTTATAACATTAATGGATTCAAATTTCGAACTTTGTCTAGAGAACAAGGATTAAAAACTCAAAATAGTGGAGTTTTTCTTGTCTCTCACACTTCTTGTGTTGCATCTAGTGCAGATAGATATGCAAGACAAGCAGACCTACCATATTATGGGAAGTTGAAAGATATTATTGAGCTTAATTATTATGGTCGGTTCAAGGTTGTTCTCTTTAAATGCCAGTGGGCTGACACTACTCGAAACAGAGGGTTCAAAATAGATGTTTGGAAGTTTAATTGTGTCAACTTCTCTAAATTGATCCACACTGGTGATCATGAGAATGATGATCCATATATTGAAGCACCACAAGCAAATATGGTCTACTATGTTGATGATGAAACTGATAAAGGATGGAGTGTGGTTGTACATCTAAAGCCAAGagattttgtttga
- the LOC104113680 gene encoding vesicle-associated membrane protein 711-like isoform X2: MAILYALVARGSVVLAEQSGTSTNASTIARQILEKIPGNNDSNVSYSQDRYIFHVKRTDGLTVLCMADDVAGRRIPFAFLEEIHQRFVRTYGRAVLSAQAYGMNDEFSRVLSQQMDYFSSDPNADRINRLKGEMSQVRNVMIENIDKVLERGDRLELLVDKTANMQGNTFRFRKQARRFRSTVWWRNVKLTYVASITWWH; the protein is encoded by the exons ATGGCGATACTCTACGCATTGGTAGCGAGGGGATCTGTAGTGTTGGCGGAGCAGAGCGGGACGTCGACGAACGCGAGCACAATAGCAAGGCAGATTCTGGAGAAAATTCCAGGGAATAATGATTCAAACGTGTCGTACTCACAGGACCGGTATATTTTTCATGTTAAACGCACTGATGGACTTACTGTTCTCTGTATGGCCGACGATGTTGCTGGAA GGAGAATTCCTTTTGCATTTCTTGAAGAAATTCACCAAAGATTTGTGAGGACCTATGGCCGAGCAGTTCTCTCTGCACAAGCTTATGGCATGAATGATGAATTTTCAAGGGTCCTTAGTCAGCAAATGGACTATTTCTCTAGTGATCCAAATGCCGACAGAATAAACAGGCTAAAAGGTGAAATGAGTCAG GTGCGCAATGTCATGATTGAGAATATTGATAAAGTTCTAGAGAGAGGTGATCGTTTGGAGTTGCTGGTTGATAAAACAGCTAATATGCAAGGGAACACTTTCCGCTTCAGAAAGCAGGCTCGCCGTTTCAGAAGCACTGTATGGTGGAGAAATGTCAAACTCACGTATGTTGCTTCCATTACTT GGTGGCACTGA
- the LOC104113680 gene encoding vesicle-associated membrane protein 711-like isoform X1, with product MAILYALVARGSVVLAEQSGTSTNASTIARQILEKIPGNNDSNVSYSQDRYIFHVKRTDGLTVLCMADDVAGRRIPFAFLEEIHQRFVRTYGRAVLSAQAYGMNDEFSRVLSQQMDYFSSDPNADRINRLKGEMSQVRNVMIENIDKVLERGDRLELLVDKTANMQGNTFRFRKQARRFRSTVWWRNVKLTVALIFLLLVIVYVILAFVCHGLTLPTCLK from the exons ATGGCGATACTCTACGCATTGGTAGCGAGGGGATCTGTAGTGTTGGCGGAGCAGAGCGGGACGTCGACGAACGCGAGCACAATAGCAAGGCAGATTCTGGAGAAAATTCCAGGGAATAATGATTCAAACGTGTCGTACTCACAGGACCGGTATATTTTTCATGTTAAACGCACTGATGGACTTACTGTTCTCTGTATGGCCGACGATGTTGCTGGAA GGAGAATTCCTTTTGCATTTCTTGAAGAAATTCACCAAAGATTTGTGAGGACCTATGGCCGAGCAGTTCTCTCTGCACAAGCTTATGGCATGAATGATGAATTTTCAAGGGTCCTTAGTCAGCAAATGGACTATTTCTCTAGTGATCCAAATGCCGACAGAATAAACAGGCTAAAAGGTGAAATGAGTCAG GTGCGCAATGTCATGATTGAGAATATTGATAAAGTTCTAGAGAGAGGTGATCGTTTGGAGTTGCTGGTTGATAAAACAGCTAATATGCAAGGGAACACTTTCCGCTTCAGAAAGCAGGCTCGCCGTTTCAGAAGCACTGTATGGTGGAGAAATGTCAAACTCAC GGTGGCACTGATATTCCTCCTCCTCGTGatagtttatgttattttggcTTTCGTTTGTCATGGGCTTACACTTCCGACTTGTTTGAAGTGA